TGGGCTGGCGGAAAGCGCCCAGGACATTTTGGAAGCCCTGGCCCTTTCCAGCCATGAGCCTGCCGCGCGATCAGCCACGGCCATGGAAGAACCATTGAATCCGGCGCCGGCGCCAGCCATGGGACTTGCGGAAGACGAGCAAACCGTGTTAGAAGCGCTGGGACCGTATCCCATTCACATTGATGTCCTGGTGCAGCGCCTGGGTATGCCGGTGGGGGCGTTGTCCGCGTCATTATTACAATTGGAACTTAAAGGGCTTGCCAGGCAGGAGCCCGGCAAGCTGTTTTCCCGAGGAACAAGTTTACAGTGAGCAAACCTTTAGTCATTGTGGAATCACCCACAAAAGTTCGTACCGTAAAAAAGTATTTGGGAAACGATTATAATGTGGCCGCCACAGTGGGTCACGTGAGGGATCTGCCTCAAAAAAATATCGGTATTGATATAGACAATAATTTCGAGCCTCAATACGAAGTCATTCCCGGCAAGCAAAAAGTCATTTCCAACCTGAAAAAGCTCGCTAAGGATGCGTCCGAAATATATCTGGCCCCTGACCCGGACCGCGAAGGGGAGGCCATCGCCTGGCACACGGCTCAACTGCTGCAAGGTAAAAATCGGCGCTTCCACCGGGTGCTTTTTCACGAATTGACCAAAAACGCCATCCTCAATTCCATGCAGAATCCTCTGGAACTGGATAAGAGCAAGTTCGAAGCCCAGCAAATTCGCCGTATTTTGGATCGCCTGGTGGGCTATCAGGTATCGCCGCTCTTGTGGAAAAAGGTGCAGCGGGGATTGTCCGCGGGCAGGGTGCAGACGGTGGCCGTGCGCATGATTTGTGAACGGGAGCGGGAGATCCAGGCTTTCGACCCAGAGGAATACTGGAGCATCACCGCCCATCTGCAAAAGGACGAGCCTCCGGTTTTTCCGGCCAAGCTCTTGAAGATAGGCGATAAAAAGGCCAAGGTTTCCAATGAAGAGGAGGCCAGCGCCGTCCTTAAGGAGTTGGAAGGCGAAACCTACGTGGTGGACCGGGTGATTAAAAAAACGGTCAAGAGAAATCCTTTGCCGCCTTTCACCACAAGCAAGCTCCAGCAGGATTCCATCCACAAGCTCCGGTTTTCCGCCAAAAAAACCATGCTGTTGGCGCAGCAGCTTTATGAGGGCATCGACCTGGGCCCGGGAGAGCCCGTGGGCCTCATCACCTATATGCGTACGGACTCCACCCGCGTTTCCAACGAGGCCGCCCTGGAAGCCCTGGACTATATCGGCAAGGTGTACGGGCCTGAGTACCGGCCGGACAAACCCCGGTTTTTCCAGAACAAGAAAAAAGTCCAGGACGCTCACGAAGCCATCCGGCCCACCAACGTGCTCCGCACTCCCAATCAGGTGTCGGACGTTTTGTCCAAGGATCAATTGGCCTTATACACGTTGATCTGGCAGCGCTTTGTGGCTTCCCAGATGAATCCGGCCCTGTTTGACCAGACTTCCGTTTCCGTCAAGGCGGGGCGCTACATGTTTCACGCCACAGGGAGCACCTTGAAGTTCAAGGGGTATCTCATGGTTTACGACGCCGGCGATGGGGACAAGGACGACAATAAGATCATGCTGCCCGTGCTGGAGGAAAAAATGATCCTTCAGTGCAACAAGCTGGAGCCCAAACAGCACTTCACTCAGCCGCCTCCGCGTTTTTCAGAGGCCAGCCTGGTCAAGGAGCTGGAGGAAAACGGGATCGGCCGTCCAAGCACCTACGCGGCCATTTTGTCCACCATTCGGGATAAAGGCTACGTGGACCTGGTCAAGCGCTATTTCCGGCCCAGCGAGTTGGGGTTCATTGTCAACGATCTTTTGGTTTCCAGCTTTGGGGACATCTTTGAAGTGCCCTTCACCGCCCAGATGGAGGACAACCTGGACAAGGTGGAAACCTCCCAGGCCAATTCCCTGGAAATTCTGAACGCTTTCTACAATTCCTTTAAACAGGACCTGGAAAACGCCGGCGACAAAATGGTCAGCGTCAAGGGCGTAGGCGTGCCCACCGGCATCAAGTGCCCCCAATGCGAAAAGGAATTGCACATCAAAATAGGAAAAAACGGGCCCTTCCTGGCCTGCTCGGGATACCCGGAGTGCCGCTTCACCCGCAATTACGACCGGGACGACAAAGGCGGCATTGTCATGGAAACGCCTCCCGAAACCGAGGAGACCGACGAGGTTTGCGACAAGTGCGGCAAGCCCATGCTGGTCAAAAGCGGCCCTTACGGAACCTTTCTCGGATGCTCGGGCTATCCTGACTGTAAAAATACCAAAACCATGAACGGCGGCGCCCAGCAAAATCAGGCCACGGGCATCAAGTGTCCGGTGGAGGGCTGCGACGGCGAAATTCATGAAAGAAGGTCCAAGCGGGGCAAGGTCTTTTACGGCTGCAGCAAATATCCCAAGTGCGATTTCGCCACCTGGGACAAGCCCGTGGACAAGCCTTGCCCGGTCTGCCAATCGCCTTATCTGGTGGAAAAATCCACGAAAAAGAGCGGCGTTTATTTTAAATGCCCGGCCCGCGGCTGCAAATACAGGGAGGACCCCCAATAGCCGATTGGGAAAAAGGCTTAGCCTTTTTTTAAAAATGTTTTCATGCTTAACGCCTTGGAGCGCCCCTTGCTTCAAGGCGTTTTTTGTTCCGGAGGCGGCGTTTGGGCTAATTTTTTCGACCTCGTTTATTACCAAATAATTTGAAAAAGACAGATGTTATTTTTGAGTAATGCCAATGAGTATTGCGTGATGATGGAATAAATCAGTAGACAATCCCTTTGGGCTGTGACACTATGGGCGACTCATATTTCAGTTATTTTCATAATGGCTGAAACTTTATGATAGCGCCCGGATCGGGTTGAGCGCAATGGGCGATCTATCCGCCTGTTGCCAAAAAAGGGATGCAGCGCATTTATGCCATATAGCGGCGTCTAATCATAAATATTAATATAATCAATTGGTTAGAACGGAGGAGGATATGAAAAAGATTCATTGGATTGTGGCAACAGCTATTGTCATGGCTGCTTTTTTCAGCGGACCGGCCATGGCGGATGATGCAACCGGCACGTGGGCCATTGGCCTCAAGGCCGGATACAATAACGTATTGGATGATAATAAGTTTGAAAGTACCGGCGGGGACATCGACTACGTATACGACGAAACCGCTGTATTCGGAGTCTTCGGAACATATTATTTCAACAAATACTGCTCCCTGGCTTTTGGCCTTGATTATTCCGAGTACTCTTTTACGGAGGAGACGGCCGGCGTCAGCCTTGACGTAGGCGACATCCGGCAAATCCCCGTGTATTTCACGGTGCGGGGCCACTGGGCGAACGATTCCATTTGCACGCCTTACGCCGGCATAGGCATGGGCTACTATTTCAACGAATTTGATCAAAAAGTCTCAGCTCCCTCTATCGAGCTTAAGAATGATTTTGGCTTTCACGCAGTGGGCGGAGTGGAAACCCGTTTTACGGATAGTTTCGGCATGGACGTTGAATTGAAATATACGGACCATTCCTCGGAATACGAATTTGATTACGGCGCTATAACCCTGCATGAGAGCACGAACCTGGACGCCTTTGCCGCGACTTTGGGATTCAAATACTACTTTAAATAGGCTGTCTAATTCTTTAAAAAAGCAACGCCCCTGGCCGCTGGACGGCCCGGGGCGTTTTTCGTTTTTGGCATGGATCAGAAGGCTATTATTGCCAGGCATTTTTCTATCCAACAGAATTCAAACAAAATAGGGGTTGCAAAATTTCGTCAATTGTTGCACAACCGCTCCGGAAGTTGATTCACGCGTTTGGGGCAGGGACGCCTGGAAATGGGCGGCGCTATCTGTCCGAGGCGCGTTTTTATTTTTATTAAAAAGAGGCTGGAAAAATTAGCCATGGCGAATAAAGAGCAAAACAGCGGCATCCGCAATGTGGCGATCATCGCCCACGTCGACCACGGAAAAACCACCCTGGTGGACGCAATGTTCCGT
The DNA window shown above is from Desulfatibacillum aliphaticivorans DSM 15576 and carries:
- the topA gene encoding type I DNA topoisomerase encodes the protein MSKPLVIVESPTKVRTVKKYLGNDYNVAATVGHVRDLPQKNIGIDIDNNFEPQYEVIPGKQKVISNLKKLAKDASEIYLAPDPDREGEAIAWHTAQLLQGKNRRFHRVLFHELTKNAILNSMQNPLELDKSKFEAQQIRRILDRLVGYQVSPLLWKKVQRGLSAGRVQTVAVRMICEREREIQAFDPEEYWSITAHLQKDEPPVFPAKLLKIGDKKAKVSNEEEASAVLKELEGETYVVDRVIKKTVKRNPLPPFTTSKLQQDSIHKLRFSAKKTMLLAQQLYEGIDLGPGEPVGLITYMRTDSTRVSNEAALEALDYIGKVYGPEYRPDKPRFFQNKKKVQDAHEAIRPTNVLRTPNQVSDVLSKDQLALYTLIWQRFVASQMNPALFDQTSVSVKAGRYMFHATGSTLKFKGYLMVYDAGDGDKDDNKIMLPVLEEKMILQCNKLEPKQHFTQPPPRFSEASLVKELEENGIGRPSTYAAILSTIRDKGYVDLVKRYFRPSELGFIVNDLLVSSFGDIFEVPFTAQMEDNLDKVETSQANSLEILNAFYNSFKQDLENAGDKMVSVKGVGVPTGIKCPQCEKELHIKIGKNGPFLACSGYPECRFTRNYDRDDKGGIVMETPPETEETDEVCDKCGKPMLVKSGPYGTFLGCSGYPDCKNTKTMNGGAQQNQATGIKCPVEGCDGEIHERRSKRGKVFYGCSKYPKCDFATWDKPVDKPCPVCQSPYLVEKSTKKSGVYFKCPARGCKYREDPQ
- a CDS encoding OmpW/AlkL family protein; translated protein: MKKIHWIVATAIVMAAFFSGPAMADDATGTWAIGLKAGYNNVLDDNKFESTGGDIDYVYDETAVFGVFGTYYFNKYCSLAFGLDYSEYSFTEETAGVSLDVGDIRQIPVYFTVRGHWANDSICTPYAGIGMGYYFNEFDQKVSAPSIELKNDFGFHAVGGVETRFTDSFGMDVELKYTDHSSEYEFDYGAITLHESTNLDAFAATLGFKYYFK